One stretch of Molothrus aeneus isolate 106 chromosome 2, BPBGC_Maene_1.0, whole genome shotgun sequence DNA includes these proteins:
- the MAEL gene encoding protein maelstrom homolog, whose protein sequence is MARRGGHRSAFLWFVHDQLPELERRGLSVACVGDAVPHCSQAWESLTEEEKTMYAEKARTWNSKKRSQKTVKTCKVPDPVPAPLTTKMPSVTPLPDASALSWKNDQDMVADIFYFLDIYSYGKLPPHCEQRFLPCEIGCVRYSLQDGILADFHHFIDPEVPPRGFRYHCQAAGDETHKIPISGFHLPRSCYAVVLQELVEFAQPAGGAQPRFFCRSNDRFRINWCLGRMASITGIGSHWELFAVEDLLMKLYQKKYQKEPSNVWVYRKLDVCLWDFSSNTRCKWHEENDIICCALASCKKMGYCISKSFAGVYGVPLTAAHLPLQDSDCDQGTNTRIVKLDAGHTQKMKAESSGCNKPLGSPRQDQEFVPSNCDSPCGVKTSPCGTSAVQGRGVIRLLRSASDLSKSFSN, encoded by the exons ATGGCTCGGCGCGGTGGCCACCGCAGCGCTTTTCTGTGGTTCGTGCACGACCAGCTGCCCGAGCTGGAGCGGCGCGGGCTGTCCGTGGCCTGTGTGGGGGACGCCGtcccccactgctcccaggcTTGGGAG TCCCtgacagaggaagagaagaCGATGTATGCAGAGAAGGCTCGTACGTGGAATAGCAAGAAACGCTCTCAGAAGACAGTGAAG ACTTGTAAGGTGCCTgatcctgttcctgctcctctgaCCACAAAGATGCCCAGTGTTACTCCTCTGCCAGATGCCTCTGCTCTGTCTTGGAAGAATGATCAGG ataTGGTTGCAGACATCTTCTACTTCCTGGACATTTACAGCTACGGGAAGCTGCCACCCCACTGCGAGCAGCGCTTCCTGCCCTGTGAGATTGGGTGTGTCAGGTACTCCCTGCAAGATGGCATCCTGGCTGATTTCCACCACTTCATAGATCCAG AAGTACCACCACGTGGTTTTCGGTAccactgccaggctgctg GTGATGAAACCCATAAGATCCCCATATCTGGATTTCACCTTCCTCGTTCTTGTTACGCGGTTGTCCTGCAGGAACTCGTCGAGTTTGCCCAGCCAGCCGGGGGCGCTCAGCCTCGCTTCTTCTGCAGG TCTAATGACAGATTCCGAATTAATTGGTGTCTTGGTCGAATGGCCAGCATAACAG GCATTGGGAGCCACTGGGAGCTTTTTGCAGTAGAAGACCTGCTAATGAAACTGTACCAGAAGAAATACCAAAAGGAGCCATCCAACGTCTGGGTGTATAGAAAACTGGATGTCTGCCTGTGGGATTTCTCCAGTAATACCAG GTGCAAGTGGCATGAGGAGAATGATATaatctgctgtgctctggcatCCTGTAAGAAAATGGG TTACTGCATCAGTAAGTCCTTTGCTGGTGTGTATGGAGTCCCACTAACAGCAGCTCACCTCCCTCTGCAAGACTCTGATTGTGATCAAGGCACAAATACCAGGATTGTAAAACTGGATGCTGGACATACCCAG aaaatgaaagctgaGAGTTCTGGATGCAACAAACCTTTGGGTTCTCCAAGACAGGATCAAGAGTTTGTTCCTTCTAATT GTGATTCTCCATGTGGTGTGAAGACCTCCCCTTGTGGAACAAGTGCTGTACAAGGAAGAGGAGTTATTCGATTGCTGAGAAGTGCATCTGATCTATCCAAGTCTTTCAGTAATTGA